The Chitinophaga sp. H8 region TTGACACCAGCTGCACTATTACTTTTGAGAATGGTGCTATTACAGAAAGTCACCTGGTTGTAAAGGCAAGTGTACCAGGATTGGACAGCGCTAAATTTGCTGAAATGGCAGCAGATGCTAAGGCTAATTGTCCGATATCAAAGCTGTTGAATACCAACATCACGATGGAAGCAGCGCTGGTTAGCTAAAATTAGTCCATCCTTTTTTACATTCGATCCATTGATATGCACGGCTTGTTATACGAACTTTGTGTAACAAACAATAAAATAACAAGGAGTGCAATATGAAAAAAGTAATTCACCGTGCAGATAGCCGCGGATATGCTAATCACAACTGGTTACAAAGCTATCATACATTTAGTTTTGCGGGGTATTATAACCCTGAGCGTATTCATTTTGGTGCATTGCGTGTACTGAATGATGATGTGGTAAAGGGTGGTATGGGCTTTGGCGCGCACCCGCATGATAATATGGAAATTGTATCTATTCCATTAAGAGGAGAGCTGGAGCACAAGGATTCTACCGGCCGCAATGAGATTATTCATCAGCATGATGTACAGATCATGAGTGCGGGTAGCGGTATTCAGCACTCTGAATATAATGCATCTAAAACGGAGCCTGTCAATTTCCTGCAAATATGGGTATTCCCTAAACTGCGGGATATTACTCCCCGTTATCAGCAACAAGCTTTTAATCCTGCAGATCGTAATAATAAACTGCAGGTAGTGGTATCTCCGGAGCAGGATAGCGGTGTGTTGTGGATTAATCAGGATGCCTGGTTCTCTTTAGGTAAATTTGATGCAGGTGAAAAATTAAGTCTTACACCTAAGATGAAAGACCAGGGAAGTTACCTGTTTTTGTTGGATGGAGAATTGCAGGTAGGTGATGAAATACTCACTAAAAGAGATGCCATCGGGCTCTCTGATTTTGAAAAAATTGATGTCACTGTGTTAAAACCGGCAGAGTTTTTGTTGATAGATGTACCTATGAATCTATCATAATATGATTCTTCACTTATATATATGAGTAAACGCAGTGTGGTAGTGCTATACGTACCTGCATCATAATAAGATAACATACTTTTTACACGAGATCAGCCATAATGGCTGATCTTTTGTATTCATACAAAAAACGGATGATGATGGAAATATTACAGCAAAACTATTTGGGCAACACCGTACAAGCGTACATGATAGCGGGAGGCATATTTATATTTTGTATGCTGATTATTTTATTGTTCAAACGTATCTTATTACAAAGATTAAAGGTATGGGCGGCTTCAACGCAGGGAAAGATTGATGATTTTCTGATTAATGGTGTAGAACGTTCACTTTTGCCATTACTGTATGTAGGTGCTTTTTATGCTGCAATCAGTAATTTAACGCTAACGGCTAAACTAAATAAAGCGGTAGATATAGTTTTTTCTATCGCGGTTACTTATTTTATAGTACGTGTTATTACTGCCACCTTACGGTTTCTGCTTACCAGTTATTTGTCGAAGAAGGAAAACGGGGAAGAAAAAGGCAGGCAGGTTACAGGGATTATGCTGATTATATCGGCTGTAATATGGGTATTGGGTATTTTGTTTTTGCTGGACAACTGGGGCGTGGATGTGACAGCATTGGTAGCAGGATTGGGGATCGGAGGTATTGCTATAGCCCTGGCGGCACAAACTATCCTGGGGGATCTGTTTAGTTACTTTGTTATATTTTTTGACCGTCCTTTCGAAATTGGTGATTTTATTATTGTGCAGGATAAGCTGGGAACAGTGGAGTATATAGGCATTAAGACCACCCGCTTAAGAAGCCTGGGAGGAGAACAACTGGTGTTTTCCAATACAGACCTGACCAATTCCCGTGTACATAATTACAAGCGTATGGAGCGCAGACGTATTGTGTTTAACTTTACCGTTCCCTATCATACGCCACGGGAAAAACTGGCTGCTATACCTGGTATGGTGCGTACGGTGATTGAACAGCAGAAAGACAAAGCCCGGTTTGACAGGATACATTTTTCTGGTATAGGCCCTTCCAATTATGCTTTTGAAGGGGTATATATTGTATTGACAGGTGATTACAACAAGTATATGGATGTGCAGCAGGCGGTGTATCTGGGCATCTGTGAGGCATTTGAAAAAAATGCTATTAGCTTTGGTAATCCAGCACAAACGTTGCACCTGCAGGATAAAATAAAGATTGTGCAGGCAGTTGAAAATTAAGTGACAGGCAGATCATTATTCAAGTAAACAGAAGATCGTTATAAAATGATGCTATTAGCTACAGACCTGGATGGTAC contains the following coding sequences:
- a CDS encoding pirin family protein, with protein sequence MKKVIHRADSRGYANHNWLQSYHTFSFAGYYNPERIHFGALRVLNDDVVKGGMGFGAHPHDNMEIVSIPLRGELEHKDSTGRNEIIHQHDVQIMSAGSGIQHSEYNASKTEPVNFLQIWVFPKLRDITPRYQQQAFNPADRNNKLQVVVSPEQDSGVLWINQDAWFSLGKFDAGEKLSLTPKMKDQGSYLFLLDGELQVGDEILTKRDAIGLSDFEKIDVTVLKPAEFLLIDVPMNLS
- a CDS encoding mechanosensitive ion channel family protein, with protein sequence MMEILQQNYLGNTVQAYMIAGGIFIFCMLIILLFKRILLQRLKVWAASTQGKIDDFLINGVERSLLPLLYVGAFYAAISNLTLTAKLNKAVDIVFSIAVTYFIVRVITATLRFLLTSYLSKKENGEEKGRQVTGIMLIISAVIWVLGILFLLDNWGVDVTALVAGLGIGGIAIALAAQTILGDLFSYFVIFFDRPFEIGDFIIVQDKLGTVEYIGIKTTRLRSLGGEQLVFSNTDLTNSRVHNYKRMERRRIVFNFTVPYHTPREKLAAIPGMVRTVIEQQKDKARFDRIHFSGIGPSNYAFEGVYIVLTGDYNKYMDVQQAVYLGICEAFEKNAISFGNPAQTLHLQDKIKIVQAVEN